In the Prionailurus viverrinus isolate Anna chromosome A3, UM_Priviv_1.0, whole genome shotgun sequence genome, ctgccacttaccagctaCAGCTTAGTCACatgaacctctctgagcttcggtTTTGTCCTACTTAAAAATAGTGggcttcccctctctccctcggCACTGCCTATGCCGGTGGCAGCCATCTTTTACTCGGCATCATGGCCACCCTCAGACTTCCTGTGAAGCCCAGGATTGTTAAAAAGAGGACTAACAAGTTCATCTGGCGCCACCCAGACCCACATGTCAAAAGTCAATGCAGCTGGAGGAAACCCAGAGGCATTGGTGAAACAGGGGGAAGACAATCTAAGGGCCAGATCTCGATGCCCAACATTGGTTACGAGAGCAGCAAGAAAACAAAGTATATGCTGCCCAGTGGCTTCCGGAAGTTCCTAGTCCACCACATCAAGGAGCTTGAAGTGCTGCTGATTTACAACAAATCTTACTGCACAGGGATTGCTCACAATGTCCCCTCCCAGACCCACCAAGCCACTGCAGAAAGAGCAGCCCAGTTGGCCACCAGGGTCACCAATCCCGATGTCAGGCTACAcggcaaagaaaatgaatagacagTTTATGCGCCCATTGTATTTGTgctaataaaaccataaaactaaaataatgataataataataataaatagtggACCATTTAGGGGTAAATTACCCCACCATTTGCAGTGGTGGCCTCGATGCATGGGGAGGGGTCTGATATCttgccccacctcctcccttcaGCAAGAATTGCCTGGGTTGGTTTAAAGGTTCGAAGCAACGAGTCATCAGGGCCTGCTCATCATAAGCACACATTTTCCACAGTAGCACAGTGCTGTCCTTCTTCCGCCTTCCATATCCACCTGTCTTTCAGGCCCTGAGGCATCACTTCCAGTTTCTAGAACACCAGCTGACTCAGCACCCTCAGTGCCCTGGAGCTTTTCTTAGGTGGGGACGCACTGTAAGTCAGTCACCTAGGTCGCCCCAAAACACACATGCTGTGTTTCTTCCTGTATATGTATTCACAGCCACTGGTGCCTTAACAGACTTTGCAGACTTCAGAGTTAGCATTTGGCAAAGAGGTTTTGTGTCCCTTGATTCTCCTTCATAGGTTGAGGAcgtcaaatatttattgagtgaatttACAAGAGAGCGTAGACGCCTTCAGAACTTTTAGAAGAGCATCATCAGTGCTGGCCTGGGGCTGGCAGCGGGGAGCAGAGCAGAAGCCCGGGCCTGTTGGTGGTCTCCAGTGTTGATGGAGGAGAGTCAGCagaccctcacccctgccctccctcagctgccccctcccaccgcctacaccctcctccccattccctctccctgtctccccactcCATATCACACGTGATTTCCCAGCTGTTTCCTATGGGGCCCCAGATCAGTTGACCCCAAGAAGAGCACAGCCGACAGCCTACTCCCCATTTCCTCAGGCAGGCCTGCCACCCAGTCACCCCGCCATACTCCAGAGACCGTTACAGTTgcctttagatttttaaatgatgccCCGTTCCCACACACTACTTCTAAAATGCTGCTTTGACTGGGtgaagaattcttttcttttttttcctagaatggAATTTGCAATGTGTTTTCTCAACCCACCCCCATCAGACTTGAGCGAAATGAACTCTGGGCATGCCTGTTTCTTCCAGCAAGGCTCGCCTGATCTGAGGACAGTCACTAACTTGTTATTCTAAGTAATCCTCTGCTGAAAGCTATGAGCCGCCTGTGGTGGATGAGAGCAGGCTTTTCAAGCACAAAAACATCGGACTTGCTGGCTCACAGGACAGACAGCTTCCCGGGAGGAGGGCAGTAGCACAGAGATGCGACCTTCCTCCCAGACGGGACAGAAAGGGCCATGGCGAATCAAGACCATTTGGGGCTGACCATGCTATACATTCTTGTCATTGCCTGGGGAAGGTTTCATCAGTCCCCCACTCACTGACATTTAGGTCACCGTCATCGACAGAGGCTCCCCCACCTATCACATCAGATTAACGGATCACATCCCCCACCTAACATCCTGAAAACTGGCGCAACACCGAGTTATTGTACCTTCTTTGAGGCCTTCCTCACTTGACTCTTTGCTGTCACTTCCTTCTCCGACCACATCCCCCTGCTTATCAATCCCCCAATTCTATTAGGCTCCTCTAAGCCAAGACCACACGTGCATCCCACCATTCCCTGTGCCTGGAGCATCCTTCCCCACTTTTCTGATAACAAATTCACAGCGGCTTTCAAGGCAACTCACATCTCTCAGGCTGTTCCCAAACACCTACCTCCATCCATAGGCTGTTGAAATCATTCATGTTCACGTCTGGTTTTCCCCGCCATGGTGGCTCCCATGAACTTGGTTCCTTCATCTCTGTTTGCCTAGACCCTGCACCCGATGGGTCTTGAGGCCATGTTTGTTCGGTCAATGGAAGAAACACTGACTGAACACATGTCTACTGGAGGGAGGCACTGTGATAAGATGCTGtaaccaacaaaagaaaaaatagaatgtcAATCCAGCATTCTAGACCTCAATGAGCATATGAGTGTGTGAGCTCATACAAATTCAATAATCCGTAGtcaaaagtgataaaaaaaaaaatacagaaagacacGGGACAGGGCTCCAGTCCTAGGGAGCTTACAATCTAGTTTCCAGAAAAGGACTTCTGGATGCATGTAAAGGATTCACATTTCACAAGTCTGCGTGTCCCCGGCCAAGTGAGCACCCAGCTGCTCTGGAGGAGGCCATCCCTGTGGGCCAGATGGTCAGGGaggtcttcctggaggaggtgcgGCTTGAGCTGGGTGTCGCAGGATAGGCAGgactcagagaaaaagagacattccAGGCACAGAAACAGAAGGAGCACAGCAGAGATGTGGGAAAGGGAGTTCAGGAAACTGCCCCTAAAGAATAATAAGAATTAATCTTAGTAAAGGGTTCTGTGAGCTGAGAAGCTGTTATGGGGCTTTTCAGATACTGTAAGGTTTTGTTGCGGTGGTGGCTCTGATTTCAAATGAGCTGAAGGCCTTGATCGGCGGCCACTCCAACCAGATCTTTTCCTGATTGGCCAGTGGTGCACACCCAAACACAAGTGGTAGAGCAAACTGCCTCTTAATACTTTGGTTTCAATTTGGGATGAGATATTTTTGCTTAACGTTCGTCAGTCTCTTCTGCCAAAGTCTAAGGCAGTGTAGGGCTGCGGAAATAGCACAAGTCTGGATCCCTCGGTTCATAGCCTGACTccactttttttctcccagtgATGAGGCCATCGTCATCACCAACGTTTACCCAGTGCCTGCTTGGTTCCAGGCACCgttctaaacaacaacaacaaacctgtCTTATTTTATCATccccgttttgcagatgaggaaactgatgcacaGGGAGTAAATAACTTCCCCAGAGTGATCTGTGGCGAACGAGTGGCGGAGCGGGGATGGGAACCCACACGGTTTGACTCCGTGGGCCTCACCCGGAACTGTTCGGGTCTCAGCTCCTCGTCTGCAAAGTGAGGGTAAGAATCACCAATCGCTCGCTGTTGTTTTGACATGGCATGAAGTTGTGTCACTCTCTGAGTGTCCTAGAGAACGAACGCAAAAGCCCCTGTAATGTTTCCAGAGGCATCACCTTCTCCCACCATGAAAGTGACATGAGCAGACTTTGCTCCTGTCTTCACCGTTCCCTTCCCCGGGCGCGTTCCTGAGCAGTCCCTCTGCGCACCTCCCCGTTCCCTGCTCCACACAAATTCTTCTCATCTCCCAACCCTCAACTGTCCCAACATGCAGCCTTTGATGGGCAAACATGGACCCAGCGGCTGCCTCGCAGAATTCCAGCCCAGAAGCTCAGCGTGCCTATTCCCATTTCCCCCTTTTCAATGTCAGGAAAGTTCCTGGGGAGACAGGGGCGGCTGGAGACTGATGGGGACTGTGCTGTGTCTCTGGCGCGCAGAGGAGGCAGACGGTTCATGCCGAGACCACCCAACCGCTCTCTCCGAGCCCTCGCCTGCCAGGTCCCCCTCTGCAATAATGACGGAACCGAGCTGGGCAGGCATTTTGGTCTTCTGCAGGCAAAGACATGTTCCTTCCCCGAATGGAATTTGGTGTCTCCAATAATAATAAACGTAAAAAGaggtagcattttttttcttcttgcctgcTACACACCGAGCGCTGTTTGGGATCGTTCACAGGAACATTTTAGTCGAACGATTACACTCTCTCCTATGGATTAAGAACCGTCCcaaagccctccccacccccattgtaCATGTGAGGAAACTGGCATCTCCCTTCCTTCAGTGACCCTATAAATAAACAGCCCTCGGTGCCTGGTGCAGGAAATGCTCTGTGTATCAGGGAAAATCATTCACCGAGACAAGCGCGGATGTTAAtgttatgagcactgggtggttgGAATATATTATCACCAGCTCAAGCATGACAATGCTCAGCCACCCCAGGCCAGGAAACGTAGGCGCAGGGATGAATGGATAGTTTTCCCATGCCTCCCTTGCCTGCTCCCAAGGGCTGAGGCTGCCCAGAGAGGGAGCTTGACCCCTCCTCTGATCCCTGGGGAGCGGTCACAGTACGGCTGTGCCTACAAAGCACTAGGTAAATGGGCAGGTGGAGGTCAAGCCTGGAGGGCGTGGCTAACGGTGATGGGGCACTTAGCACGgggatctgtgtgtgtgttgtttattTGGGTATCCCCGGGGCCGAGATGCATGACTGGTACACAGCAGGCACCCAATAAGTGCTTACTGAATGAacgagtgagagagtgagtgagtgagtgagtgaatcaATGAGGTGACTTACTCATGAGCAATCAGCTAGGAGAGCCAGAACCTAAACCCAGGGTTGACTTCTGAGGTTCATGCAAGCAGCTCCCGTCCAGGGACACACAGATGCAGACAAGGCAGAGATGCTTGAGGGTCCTTCCCCGGCAAAGGAGAGAGGATGAGCGGTCAGCCTGACGGACGGCCCACAGTCTTGTGGCCAGAGCACCGGACAGGACATCGGCCGACCCGGTTCCTGACCCTGCAGCTGCCATGCCTggatcttgggcaagtctcttCCCCTTGTGTGGCCCTCGATGCACCCGGAGGTCGAATGGAATTGTTAATGTCCGCCTGCTCCCACaaagagaatcaaatgagataagaCATGCAAAAGTGTTTTCTTAATCGCAAAGGCAAATTAAATACCGATTGAACGAAGAGGCCTCCCTGGCCTTTGATCTCCCCATCCACACCGGGTGTGCAGTGGGTACTGTGGGCTCTCCACGTCAAGAGTTCAGTTGATGGGCAGGGCTTTCACGCTGCATGAGTCTACGAGGCTCCATCACATAGACATCAGAGTCTATTGAACCGCCCGTACTCCCCCAGGGAAtggtcagtgcacagcctgcacaACTGGACCCGGGAGTTCTAGATCAGGGCCTACTTTGGGTGGGACCATGAAGTCAGCACTGCAATGAGCGAGAAGGTGAGAACGTTGTTGTCTACTGCTAGGAGCTCTCAGAGAGGGGGCGGTCATTTCCAGAGAGCAGGGCTGGTGAAGTTTCCCTGGACCTGGCAGGCTGCCAGCACCGGGACTCTAGGATCCAGACGGGCTCTTCCATGCTCTCCAGACCCAAGGCCTTGCCTGCTTTTCTTCTCACCCAGTGATGTGAGTCCTCAGGCCCGTGGGAGGGTGtggaagaggtggaggaggggccgcCCCCTGGCTGCTGTCCCCTgctggcccccaccccctccttagCTCACAGCCAGGCAGCGTGGATGAGGGAGCTCAGAATCAGCCCATCGGGCCCTAAGAACCTGAGAGGGAGGCCCACCCAGGGTCATGAGACGTGTAAGACAACCTCTGAGGCCAGACCTGGACGTCCCTGCTCCTGGCCCCATTCTTTCTGCCGCCCCACACGCATCTACGCCAGCGCCGAACTTAGCTGGAATGGAATGCCCAGGGAGGAAATTTCACCCGCCGTCAAAACATCCAAACGTATCGCAACAGCTAGAAATCCTTCTGCTGGCTGGGAATCTATGGCTGGGATCTGGGGAAAGGACCGTGGGGGGTGTCTTTGGCCACACTACAGTTCGCCAGCCCCGTGCTGTGCTTTCCGGGGGTGCAGGCTTCGCCCAGGGGTGGTCCATCACACCTTCAGCCCCGCCGCTCCGTGTTCTCCACACCTGTTCTGACGCTGGCCGTTCCGATGGCCCCAGCCTGATACCCTGTCACCTCCTGCATGGCATTCTAAGGTCCCCGAGGGAAGGAACCGACGCCTGTTCACGTGTGACACCCTGTCGCTCTGGGTCCCCGGAGTCAGGTGCAAACCTCAGGCCGACCCccgccctccctcctgcccagcccctcGGGGCTGGCACAGCACCAAGGTTCCGTTAAAAGGGGCCCTCGAAGCGCTCGCATGTGGCCCGGGGTCCGAGCCCCTCATTAGGCCGAGGCTGCTCTCACGTAAGGCCTTTAATGTGGTGCGATGGTATTTTTCAGGcttcttttcagaaagaaaaagttaataatgTGAAAGCTTTATtacccctctcttcccccctccgAGACATGCCCTTTGGTCGTGGAACGCCAGGCTAGTTAAGGCCGCAGCCCGGggatttccttctctctgggaACGGCTGTAATTACGCACACGGAGGGGCCAGGGCAGTAAAGAGGCAACACACGAGGCCTTCACCTCGGAGGCTGGAGGAGGCTAGGTGTTGGCCGCTGTGCCCCGGTCTGCAAAGCAGAAACATATGGGGAATCCATTACCTGCTCTACAAAGGAGGCGGCCTTGCTAATAAACATATTTACTGGGTTAAATAAATACGCCGAGGGTTGTTAAAAGCCTGGCCTGTGACTTAAAGTCACCAACATTTTTCATTTGTCAGAAAGGGGCTTTTGGAAGCTTTCAGGCGGCTTGCCTTCCTGCCCGTGTTTATGCATCCACTGTGCCCCTCAGCTCCTCCTGACCACGGGGAAAGAAAGGGGCTTTGTCTAGCAGCGTGGAGACCCTACGGGTGGGCGGGCGGATACGCACAGACCGGGTGAGCCGGGGGCCTCAAGCAGAGGGATCCCTGCCCAGAGCTGGTTCGAGGCCCAGCCGTGAGGAAAGACATCTTTACGCGGTGACGTGCCCTCCGGGAAGGCTCCATCCAGATTTCAAACCCAACATTCACCAACACGACCGTGGAGTATAATAGAGCCTTCAAggctacattttgtttttttttttttaatattgtggcaaaatgcaaataaaatttaccacttgAACCATTTTAAAATGGCACCTAGTACATTCATGATGTTGTACAGCCTTCATTACTGCCTACGTCCAGAACTTTGCCATTGCACTAAAAGGAATCCTTTGTCCTCATTAGCCCCCACTTTCCGCTCTCCCCGACAATCGCCAATCTGCCCTGTGTCCTGTAGATCTGGCCGTGCCGGAacgtttcatataaatggaatcgtgtGATATGTGACTTAGGGGTCCCTCCCGTTTCACCTATAGCATCTGATCGAGGCCCACTGTGTGGCAGCACGCATCAGGACCGCATTTTGCTTTCTGGTGGAATATTCCCCCACTGAATGGACAGACCACATTTTGCAGAGCCGTTCATCAGCCTCCAGAGCTTTACGCTGTCCCGACCTTTCGGCTATCGTGAGCGGTGCTGCTGGGAAGTTGTACAAGTTTTTGTTCGAACACGAGGTGCAGCCCTAGGAGTAGCACTGGCGAGCCATATGGTGATTCTGGTTAACTCACTAGGGAAAGGCCAAACCGTTTGCTGTGGTCTTCGTGCCTGGTAAGaagtggaggagagaagagacatCTTTCACTCAAAATTTCAAGTTCTGATAAGACACGGACCTGACATTTTCAAAGGTGGGAGGAAGTGAACATTCGATGCCCCAGGCACCTAATTCCCACTGCCCCCAAGGGAGCCCCCCACTACTACAGGGACTATCGTCCTCATCATACAGACCGGGAAGATGAGGGATTTACGGTCACACCAGATATGTATGTCAGGGATTTAAAACCTGGCCTTTTACGCCATGGAAtggtttactcttttttttttttttttaatttttttaatgtttattcatttttgagagacagagtatgagtgggggaggggcatagagagagggagacatagaatccaaagcaggttccagactccgagctgtcagcacagagcccgacacggggctcgaactcataaaccacaagatcatgacctgagccaaagtcagacgctcatctgactgagccacccaggcgccctcaaacAGTTCGCTCTTTCCATCACCCCCAGTGACTTGAGAATCTAGAAGGCATGGCATGAGTTCCTAGGGCCCCAAGAAGGTCTCAACAAATTAAGTGACATTCTAGATAATGCCACACGGCAGGTGAGCTGAGGCCTGGGCAGCTGCTGCTCTGCTTTGTGCCCCATAGGGGAGTGTCCCCCAGGCTCCAGCCAGTCAGGGAAGCACACGGCTTCTGACATCACGTGCTCAAGGACACCGTGGTGACTTTTTTGTCCCTAACCAAAAGGGTTTATCTTCTTCCCAAAGGCGATGCTATCACATTAAAATAGTATTTGTAGTATTCTAGAAACATGGTAAGTTCCACACACGTGCAATCTTCAGTGCTAATTGTCGTATGTGTATGTCCCCACTTGTAGACCCTTTCCCTGGCAAAGGAGTCTGATGCAAACTGTTGCTAAATCAAGCATAATGTTATCATGTCCGTGTTTCCCTTTGCTGTGGTATTTATTTCACCTTCTGTCTGTATTCTATTACCATACCCCAAGTAATTTCTGTCAGCATATTTTAATCTAgccttcattttcactttttttttaatttttaaattttatttatttattttgagagagagagggagagagagaatcccaagcaggctccgtgctgtcagcacagagcccgatgcggggttcgaactctcaagccacaagatcatgacctgagccaaaatcaagagttgaacactcaaccgactgagccacccaggcgcccctatttcctcTCTAATCCTTTAGCTTCTTGTACACCAgccacttcacacacacacacacacacacacgcacacacatgtgcacacacatgcacacatacacgcacacacatgcatacatgggcatgcacacacaaatgtacacacagagacatacacagatacacacagaaatagacatacatccacgtgcacacacgcacacatacatacatgcagaCGCAcaagcacatgcatgcacacatgtgtgaacacacacatAGACATGCACGTATGCATAGACATAcccacagatgcacacacacatacacaaagacatacacacacatatgcacatgcatacatacatacacacagagacgtatacacatacacacacatttacccacatacacacacacacacacacacacacacacacacacacctatgccTGCCTATGCCTCTGGTAGCCATACTTGACCTCTCTGACCACTAATCAGTCCCTATGGTCTAACAGATATGACAGAGTCAGGAGAAGGAGTCTGGGTTTTAGCATCACTAGACCTGGGCTTAAAGCTCAGCTACAACACCAACCATGTAAGTGTGGTTCAGCAACACACATTGTTAGGagaatttaattatataatgttacttttttattatttttttaatgtttatttatttttgaaagagagagcgtggATGggaaaagggcaaagagagagggagacgattTGAAGCAACTTGAAGCAATCTGaggcacgctccaggctccgggctgaaagcacagagcccaatgcgggactcaaacccataaaccgtgagatcatgacctggcccgaagttggacgcttaaccaactgagccacccaggcgcccctaatgaaaTAATGTTTCTAAAAGCCCAACACCCAACACAGAAGTTGACTTGAGATAAATAgcattctgttttctctcttattctggggaggaaagtgggggtgggggtagttgggggaaggggaaggaaaaaaggaacaaaataaattgaaatcatTCCATAAACTGTGGAACGTGTTACTCCTGTATATGTGTCGCAGAAAtcacaaattttatttcagatattataACTTCATTAGAACTTAATCTCATTGTAGTCTAAACTGTAGATAAATCTAAGACACCATTCAATAGCCACTTTGATGGGTtttggaaaactgaaaaactgaacGTTCCACCAAATTCTGAAAGCTGCCTCCTACCCTGAGGTCCACGTAGGTGGGAAAGAAAGCCTTCAACGGCCCCCAGGCCACTTAGACTGGACACAACTTTCTGGCATAGATTCTACTCTTTGCAGTGAAACTGGGGCGTTTGCTGAGTAAATGCCTTCTTTTGGGAACAGAAAACAGGGAAAAGTAGAAGAGGCCTTGGGCAATAATGAGCAGAAGTTTGCCATCAATTTGATGCTTGTCAGATTCTCCAAAGATGAGCCATGCGCAGCGAACCCCCTTCTTTCAAGTCCTGTTTATGGTTGGTTAAGTAAGCAATGGAGTCATCTGTCACCTCCGCTCTCCAGCCGGTGAGTGGAGAGAGCGACAAGCCAATCTGATGTGAAATGATTTGGACAGTAAGTAAATAAATCCCACCTTGATAAGCTGGCCTCTGCTGCGGCTCTCCCACGGGCCCTAAACATTTTGATTACAGGACTGATGAGGGCTTCCCAGGAGGAGGCCAGATACTCCACTTCCCTGGAGGTCCCTGAAACGGAACGTCACCCCATCCGTTGGCAATAGTTTTAGGTGGAAGACAGTAAGTGGGGAAACAGGGCAACCAGGTGACCATTTAGGTCTTTTCCCCCAAGGAGTCTTAGAGACAATATCCGATTACCACCGGAGGCAAACAACTCAGTTTGGGGGTGTCGGACTTACCCAAATTTCTGCTCCCTAGATGCATGGATGGCAAATAGATGTGTGGACAGGGGAGAGAGTTTCAAGCTTGTTTTGCCCAAGCAATTTTCATAAGCCCAACTGCATAATATATCTGCCATCTGAAAGGCAGATTCCCAGGGAAGACACACGAAC is a window encoding:
- the LOC125163101 gene encoding 60S ribosomal protein L32-like, with protein sequence MATLRLPVKPRIVKKRTNKFIWRHPDPHVKSQCSWRKPRGIGETGGRQSKGQISMPNIGYESSKKTKYMLPSGFRKFLVHHIKELEVLLIYNKSYCTGIAHNVPSQTHQATAERAAQLATRVTNPDVRLHGKENE